The following proteins are co-located in the Diaphorobacter sp. HDW4B genome:
- a CDS encoding phage tail length tape measure family protein, with protein sequence MSTEQVEAAFDRVGNKAGKMATEVAKSANDAGKAVDSIGDGAEKGAERFTRAEARMRDAIKKSTQELQTLGKTASEKLEFNIDAKGLDASKFAPYIAELKKAEEAQRIASGSLDSMGMSAKATAAALRGVPAQFTDIIVSLQGGQAPMTVLLQQGGQLKDMFGGVGNATKALGGYVLGLVNPFTLAAAAVAVLAVAYNSGSKEADAYRSAIILSGNAAGTSVSQLSAYALAISGVVGTQGAAAESLAAMASGGKVTSDVLKEAAQAAVLYERATGQAVDKTAEKFSSLANDPLKAVLKLNDGTNFLTISVYKQIKSLEEQGKAAEATAVAQRAYADSLSSRSTEILNNLGSIERAWLAIKDGAKAGWDAMLGIGREKTTSDKLASVRKEIAAVEGRIASGASTAGTGGFAGVQLQSGEAKRALEIDNARLQSLHAQAAALEGVAYQERQNAEQKAESAKQTQMLTQWDKEGDQFRTKAAKRDDEINKAKVEGQALIAAGLLTEAGLRQRLADINEKYKDKGGASAIKAANKELADQTKLVGQLAGLSSTFYEDWDNLAKAYKRTGGSAEDLAKAQAKLLADQPFMKAQTKDVDEADKAYRKYTDGLFKSAAALDEQTAQQNAANETFGKSKTAIAAMAAEQAKLAALNAKNVGPWTQDGVDGLNAMAKAAEDYAESLMKGVYQQSLLKYDDGIKAAQEQLELQQYGMSLLGMEEQKRSKLIAVKQSELKLQKEIRDIEKETYSLDPVENENRKNKLIADARIKAEIELQGQLLQIQDQFVQQQAQKFDDIFRQGFADMANNGMDGLKAFGKSLKTTVLTSIADGIYQALIKKWVVNITTNLMGGIEGIVGAVGSLFGGGGGGSGGSGIMGIASNAQSLYGLYTGSTMSTIGTMATNLGTMMGSNWLTGMGMSMSGYTMPATMMGPGAGVGIHATGTAASGGSAAGLGAFSGAGIGAAIVMAAAYLGGMFKSEKQVGAGLTGELGGDLYGYQLMREGGSLFSGPSYKYIIAEKELEKARAEIEELKKNPELETDGNLAYRMKYLRERVEMLEGKYGSSIAASQGPIDILQQSYSAIRETVALQAESLGLDGDAVRKMKTTLGLDEIHPDTGGLGIELSGLTEEEATAKVKAALEKANEDLARSVLGSMQEVTREVTRTYAEIIPVHDEDGNVYENRIWHDVTETVTSMEWVMSEYVREGETAVAALNRISGSLVGVNQVFDMLGADLLAASIASGDWASKLIEAMGGIDNLNTAAVSYYDRYYSDDEKRARQISTANSGMESLGFDLRVEDDNAMQKYRELVDKAISAKDEVLLAALLKFAEQFGLGVDAVVSATQAHLDELAAAKAAADEIAANAKKALEDAQNKAMRNLEQATAREVDRLNDQKATLTEQRSLANESLSLITGVFDLVRDSARELYGSVESVAAMQASQGRAFIDMALSAALSTGYLPEQDQLSQAISAVRSGIDEGAYKSQVEKDYDTLLLAGKLSALQSISGEQKTTAELQLEALDNQITSIDKQTKYLQDQLSNIKELVAISKGEYDATISVEQAVRDIYRLYDLKTSTPTTGTTTKPGTTGPTVGNGAVAGDPVKSGPTGSGGWYREVVTGAGTTYVVDNSDELTSLDKWIDKWRGTGDVAGMLNDGKAQGYSMNDIAAVMGWGYQDLIDAGKRLGIPKFDVGTNYVPRDMLAMVHEGEAIIPKADNRALMAALQNGGGGSNADVVSELRALREENKIQAGEIARLNLRVAKVVERWEGGGMPPQREEQPA encoded by the coding sequence ATGTCAACCGAACAGGTTGAGGCCGCCTTTGATCGTGTCGGCAACAAGGCCGGGAAGATGGCGACGGAAGTTGCCAAATCTGCAAACGACGCTGGCAAGGCTGTTGACAGCATTGGAGACGGTGCCGAGAAGGGGGCTGAGCGCTTTACTCGCGCAGAAGCTCGCATGCGTGATGCGATCAAGAAGTCCACGCAAGAGCTGCAGACGTTGGGAAAGACCGCCAGCGAAAAGCTCGAATTCAACATCGACGCGAAGGGGCTCGATGCGTCCAAATTTGCGCCATACATTGCCGAGCTCAAGAAGGCAGAGGAGGCGCAACGCATTGCTTCTGGATCGCTGGATAGCATGGGCATGTCCGCGAAAGCTACGGCTGCCGCCTTGCGTGGGGTGCCAGCCCAATTCACCGACATCATTGTGTCGTTGCAAGGTGGCCAAGCGCCTATGACCGTATTGCTTCAACAAGGTGGGCAGTTGAAGGATATGTTCGGAGGTGTTGGCAACGCAACAAAAGCATTGGGTGGCTATGTTCTTGGCCTTGTTAACCCATTCACATTGGCTGCTGCTGCGGTGGCTGTTCTGGCTGTTGCATACAACTCAGGTAGCAAAGAGGCAGACGCTTACCGTAGCGCGATTATTCTGTCTGGCAATGCTGCTGGCACGTCCGTGTCGCAGCTCTCGGCCTACGCACTCGCCATCAGTGGCGTTGTAGGCACGCAAGGCGCTGCTGCTGAATCATTGGCGGCGATGGCATCGGGCGGCAAAGTCACGTCTGACGTACTCAAGGAGGCCGCGCAAGCAGCGGTTCTTTATGAGCGCGCGACTGGTCAAGCTGTTGACAAGACGGCGGAGAAGTTTTCCTCGCTGGCAAATGATCCGTTGAAGGCTGTTCTTAAGCTCAATGACGGAACCAATTTCCTCACGATCAGCGTTTACAAGCAGATCAAGAGCCTGGAGGAGCAAGGGAAAGCTGCCGAGGCTACAGCAGTTGCTCAGCGGGCCTATGCCGATTCTTTATCGAGCAGGTCTACGGAGATTCTGAACAACCTCGGCAGCATTGAGCGCGCGTGGTTGGCTATCAAGGATGGGGCAAAGGCAGGCTGGGATGCGATGCTTGGCATCGGTCGAGAAAAAACCACTAGCGACAAACTCGCCAGCGTTCGAAAAGAAATTGCTGCAGTAGAGGGCCGCATTGCTTCGGGTGCGAGCACTGCGGGTACGGGTGGTTTTGCCGGAGTACAACTTCAGTCGGGAGAAGCCAAGCGTGCTCTAGAGATCGACAATGCAAGGCTGCAAAGTCTGCACGCGCAGGCCGCAGCACTTGAGGGTGTCGCATATCAGGAGCGGCAGAATGCAGAGCAAAAGGCGGAAAGCGCCAAGCAAACGCAGATGCTGACGCAATGGGACAAAGAGGGTGACCAATTCCGCACAAAGGCCGCGAAGCGCGACGATGAGATCAATAAGGCAAAGGTGGAAGGGCAGGCGCTGATTGCGGCGGGACTACTGACCGAGGCGGGACTTCGTCAGCGTCTCGCCGACATCAACGAAAAGTACAAAGACAAGGGCGGTGCTTCGGCAATCAAGGCTGCAAACAAGGAGCTGGCGGATCAGACAAAATTGGTCGGTCAGCTCGCGGGCCTGAGTTCCACCTTTTACGAGGACTGGGACAACCTTGCCAAGGCATACAAGCGCACCGGAGGCAGTGCCGAGGACTTGGCAAAGGCGCAGGCCAAACTGCTGGCCGACCAGCCGTTCATGAAGGCGCAGACCAAGGATGTTGACGAGGCGGACAAGGCGTACCGAAAGTACACAGATGGCCTATTCAAATCGGCTGCTGCACTGGACGAGCAAACGGCCCAACAGAACGCGGCAAACGAAACCTTCGGGAAGTCAAAGACCGCGATTGCTGCAATGGCCGCAGAGCAGGCAAAGCTCGCCGCGTTGAATGCCAAGAATGTGGGCCCTTGGACGCAAGATGGTGTTGACGGCCTGAACGCCATGGCCAAAGCGGCAGAGGACTATGCGGAATCGCTCATGAAGGGCGTCTACCAGCAGAGTTTGCTGAAGTATGACGATGGCATCAAGGCAGCGCAGGAGCAGTTAGAGCTTCAGCAGTACGGCATGTCCTTGCTGGGTATGGAAGAGCAGAAGCGTTCCAAGTTGATCGCCGTGAAGCAGTCTGAGCTGAAGCTGCAAAAGGAAATCCGCGACATCGAGAAGGAGACGTATAGCCTCGATCCGGTTGAGAATGAGAACCGCAAAAACAAGTTGATCGCGGATGCTCGCATCAAGGCAGAGATTGAGTTGCAAGGCCAACTTCTGCAAATCCAAGATCAATTTGTCCAGCAACAAGCCCAGAAGTTCGATGACATCTTCCGCCAGGGGTTTGCGGACATGGCCAACAACGGCATGGATGGGCTGAAGGCTTTCGGCAAGTCGTTGAAAACCACTGTTCTGACATCGATCGCAGATGGCATCTATCAGGCGCTCATCAAGAAGTGGGTCGTGAATATCACCACCAATCTCATGGGGGGTATCGAAGGTATTGTTGGAGCTGTTGGCTCCCTGTTTGGCGGAGGTGGTGGCGGCAGCGGTGGCTCTGGGATCATGGGGATAGCGAGCAATGCCCAGTCTCTCTACGGCCTGTACACCGGCTCGACAATGAGCACGATCGGCACTATGGCCACGAATCTCGGCACGATGATGGGTAGCAACTGGCTGACCGGGATGGGTATGTCGATGTCTGGATACACGATGCCAGCAACGATGATGGGGCCGGGTGCCGGTGTTGGTATTCATGCCACCGGTACGGCGGCTAGCGGCGGCAGCGCGGCAGGCCTCGGCGCGTTCAGTGGTGCTGGCATTGGTGCTGCCATCGTGATGGCGGCTGCATATCTCGGCGGCATGTTCAAGAGCGAGAAGCAGGTAGGCGCGGGTCTCACTGGTGAGCTTGGCGGGGACTTGTACGGATACCAGCTCATGCGAGAAGGGGGAAGCCTTTTCAGCGGGCCTTCGTACAAATACATCATCGCCGAAAAGGAGCTGGAGAAGGCTCGCGCCGAAATTGAGGAACTCAAGAAAAACCCAGAGTTGGAAACGGATGGCAATCTCGCCTACCGCATGAAGTATCTGCGCGAGCGGGTGGAGATGCTGGAAGGCAAGTACGGTTCATCCATCGCCGCGTCTCAGGGGCCAATTGACATCTTGCAGCAGAGCTATTCGGCCATCCGTGAAACGGTTGCGCTGCAAGCTGAATCCCTTGGGCTTGACGGCGACGCCGTTCGCAAAATGAAGACGACGCTGGGTCTGGATGAAATCCACCCGGACACGGGTGGTTTGGGCATTGAGCTTTCCGGGCTCACCGAAGAGGAGGCTACCGCCAAGGTCAAGGCAGCCTTGGAGAAGGCCAACGAAGACTTGGCGCGCTCGGTGCTTGGTTCGATGCAGGAGGTGACGCGGGAAGTTACGCGCACCTACGCAGAGATCATCCCCGTCCACGACGAAGACGGCAACGTCTACGAAAACCGGATCTGGCACGACGTCACCGAAACCGTCACATCGATGGAATGGGTGATGAGCGAGTACGTCCGCGAGGGCGAGACTGCCGTCGCTGCGCTCAATCGTATCTCCGGCAGTCTGGTTGGTGTCAATCAGGTGTTTGACATGCTTGGCGCGGATTTGCTGGCTGCATCGATTGCAAGCGGTGACTGGGCGAGCAAGTTGATTGAGGCTATGGGCGGGATTGACAACCTCAACACAGCAGCTGTCAGCTACTACGACCGCTACTACTCAGACGACGAAAAGCGAGCACGGCAAATCTCTACAGCCAACAGCGGAATGGAGAGTTTGGGATTCGATCTTCGGGTAGAGGATGACAATGCGATGCAGAAGTATCGCGAGCTAGTAGACAAAGCCATATCCGCGAAAGATGAGGTGCTGCTTGCCGCGTTGCTGAAGTTCGCCGAACAGTTTGGTTTGGGTGTTGATGCTGTCGTGTCGGCTACGCAGGCTCATCTGGATGAGTTGGCGGCGGCGAAGGCGGCGGCGGATGAGATAGCAGCAAATGCCAAGAAAGCATTGGAGGATGCGCAGAACAAGGCAATGCGCAATCTTGAGCAGGCCACGGCGCGCGAGGTTGATCGACTCAATGACCAGAAGGCCACACTCACCGAACAGCGCTCGCTTGCCAATGAGTCCCTGTCGCTGATCACGGGTGTGTTTGACCTGGTGCGCGACAGTGCACGAGAGCTGTACGGATCGGTTGAGTCTGTCGCTGCAATGCAAGCCTCACAAGGGCGTGCGTTCATCGACATGGCTCTGAGTGCGGCGCTGTCTACCGGCTACCTGCCGGAGCAAGACCAACTCTCGCAAGCCATTTCTGCTGTGCGCTCTGGCATCGATGAGGGAGCCTACAAGTCCCAAGTCGAGAAGGACTACGACACGCTGCTGCTGGCTGGGAAGCTGTCTGCTCTGCAGTCGATTTCCGGTGAGCAAAAGACCACTGCCGAACTGCAACTCGAAGCGCTGGACAACCAGATCACGAGCATCGACAAGCAGACCAAATATCTGCAGGACCAGCTTTCCAACATCAAGGAACTGGTCGCGATCAGCAAGGGCGAGTACGACGCCACCATCTCGGTCGAGCAGGCCGTGCGTGACATCTACAGGCTCTACGACCTCAAGACATCGACACCCACAACAGGCACGACCACGAAGCCCGGCACAACCGGGCCGACAGTGGGCAACGGTGCTGTCGCTGGTGATCCCGTCAAGAGCGGGCCAACCGGTTCAGGTGGCTGGTATCGCGAGGTCGTCACAGGCGCTGGCACAACGTATGTAGTTGACAACTCGGACGAGCTGACAAGCTTGGACAAGTGGATCGACAAGTGGCGCGGGACCGGCGATGTCGCGGGCATGCTGAACGACGGCAAGGCTCAGGGCTACTCGATGAATGACATCGCGGCAGTCATGGGCTGGGGTTATCAAGACCTCATCGATGCTGGCAAGCGACTCGGGATTCCGAAGTTTGACGTTGGCACGAACTATGTGCCTCGCGACATGCTGGCGATGGTGCATGAAGGCGAGGCGATCATACCGAAGGCCGACAACCGCGCGTTGATGGCGGCACTGCAAAACGGTGGCGGCGGCAGCAATGCCGATGTCGTTTCGGAGCTTCGCGCTCTGCGTGAAGAAAACAAGATTCAGGCCGGAGAAATCGCGCGCTTGAATCTGCGCGTCGCCAAGGTTGTCGAGCGCTGGGAAGGTGGCGGCATGCCACCGCAACGAGAGGAACAACCTGCATGA
- a CDS encoding carbohydrate-binding protein has product MSTTALRVVRPVSITPAMLIGTGVPEADYGEWNASASYGVSDRVIVAATHKVYQSTVASNVGNDPTAVVAEPKWLEVGATNRWKAFDKSVSSQTVFPSNIWYSLRPGQAITSLGVLNIKGGTSMRVRMIDPTYGTVHDKTYNLASTPVSTGWWEWVFGERRTPTQVLITDLPSYPTAEIVIEIIGTTELAVGVILLGQMKQFTMGVLRGARVGIQDYSRKERNEFGDVLIVERAFAKRANFSMLMTSGEVDAFNDFLAEVRATPCLWIGSSKYESTTVYGFYKSFDIILNYTDYADSEIELEGLT; this is encoded by the coding sequence ATGAGTACAACCGCACTACGTGTAGTGCGGCCTGTCTCGATCACCCCTGCAATGCTTATTGGCACTGGTGTTCCTGAAGCCGATTACGGTGAATGGAACGCCAGCGCTAGCTATGGCGTGAGTGATCGGGTCATTGTGGCCGCAACGCACAAGGTCTATCAAAGCACAGTTGCCAGCAATGTTGGCAACGATCCAACGGCAGTGGTTGCCGAACCAAAATGGCTCGAAGTCGGGGCAACGAACCGATGGAAAGCGTTCGACAAATCGGTGTCCAGTCAGACGGTTTTTCCGTCCAACATCTGGTACAGCCTGAGGCCCGGACAGGCGATCACATCGCTCGGTGTGTTGAACATCAAGGGCGGGACGTCGATGCGGGTTCGAATGATCGATCCGACATACGGAACGGTCCACGACAAGACCTACAACCTCGCCAGCACGCCGGTCTCGACTGGCTGGTGGGAGTGGGTATTCGGGGAGCGCCGAACACCGACGCAGGTGCTGATAACCGATCTGCCGAGCTACCCAACAGCAGAGATCGTGATCGAGATTATCGGCACAACAGAGCTTGCTGTCGGGGTGATTCTGCTGGGACAAATGAAGCAGTTCACCATGGGTGTTCTGCGCGGTGCACGGGTCGGAATTCAGGACTATTCACGCAAGGAGCGCAACGAGTTCGGAGACGTGTTGATCGTTGAGCGAGCCTTCGCAAAGCGGGCCAACTTCTCGATGTTGATGACCTCGGGCGAGGTCGATGCGTTCAACGATTTCCTCGCTGAAGTTCGCGCAACACCGTGCCTCTGGATCGGCTCCAGCAAGTACGAATCGACGACCGTTTACGGCTTCTACAAGTCGTTCGACATCATCCTCAACTACACCGACTACGCGGATTCAGAAATCGAATTGGAGGGTCTCACATGA